A portion of the Podospora pseudoanserina strain CBS 124.78 chromosome 2, whole genome shotgun sequence genome contains these proteins:
- the oca3 gene encoding Inositol phosphatase SIW14 (BUSCO:EOG09263R62; EggNog:ENOG503NW3W; COG:S), with the protein MAPSLIRSPVQLPPAEALALSQQAPVVLQSSPSTVSSSALGSLFSATEKPELWIQYENLILSCLRTGDDRAAQECYDRLAARFGNNDRVKALGGLIKEAQAQNNGELEKVLKEYDQMLEENNTNLPIMKRRIALLRSMGRLSDAGSALVQLLDFSPTDSEAWSELSDLYFSQGLYPQAIYAMEEVLILAPNAWNVHARLGELQYMAATASGATGAPYQKQMAEAIKRFSRSIELCDNYLRGYYGLKLVTKRLLKDNAKPAKQSDDEDFSLPDSNTIERLNELATAKLAEIVRHSSAQDRGWRGYDAAEVAAARELLSEDAPSGMER; encoded by the exons ATGGCACCGTCCCTCATCCGCTCGCCGGTCCAGCTGCCACCGGCCGAGGCATTGGCCCTCTCCCAGCAAGCTCCTGTCGTCCTCCAGAGCTCTCCGAGCACCGTGTCATCATCCGCCCTGGGTTCATTGTTTTCCGCCACTGAGAAGCCCGAGCTATGGATACAATACGAGAACTTGATTCTTTCCTGTCTCCGAACTGGCGACGACAGGGCGGCACAAGAATGCTACGATCGACTTGCTGCTCGTTTCGGAAACAATGACCGAGTCAAGGCGCTGGGAGGGCTCATCAAGGAGGCCCAGGCCCAAAATAATGGCGAGTTGGAAAAGGTTCTGAAGGAGTACGACCAGATGCTAGAGGAGAACAACACCAATCTC CCTATCATGAAGAGACGTATTGCCCTCCTTCGATCCATGGGCCGCCTCTCGGATGCGGGCTCAGCCCTGGTGCAGCTTCTTGATTTCTCCCCGACCGATTCCGAGGCTTGGTCTGAGCTGTCGGATCTCTACTTTTCTCAGGGGTTGTACCCACAAGCGATCTACGCCATGGAAGAGGTCCTGATCCTGGCTCCAAACGCATGGAAT GTACATGCCCGACTAGGCGAACTGCAATACATGGCCGCCACTGCTTCGGGTGCCACCGGTGCACCCTATCAGAAGCAGATGGCAGAGGCCATCAAGCGTTTCTCGCGCAGCATTGAGTTGTGCGACAATTATCTGCGAGGTTATTATGGCTTGAAACTG GTCACAAAGAGACTGTTGAAGGACAATGCCAAGCCGGCAAAGCagtctgatgatgaggacttCTCTCTGCCAGATTCCAACACCATTGAGCGGCTGAATGAACTGGCCACAGCCAAGTTGGCCGAGATTGTCCGACACAGCAGTGCGCAAGACCGCGGTTGGAGGGGGTATGATGCCGCCGAGGTTGCAGCAGCGCGGGAGCTCCTCTCCGAGGATGCGCCCtcggggatggagaggtga
- the APL5 gene encoding AP-3 complex subunit delta (EggNog:ENOG503NWX4; COG:U; BUSCO:EOG09260T4S), translating to MFEKSLYDLIRGLRNHKGNEKEYIQNCLKECRSEIRSPDMDLKATALLKLIYLEMNGHDMSWASFHVLEVMSSQKYHQKRVGYLGAVQSFRPDTDVLMMATNLLKKDLASSHPTTITLPIVALPHLVTPSLALSLLGDLLPRLTHSHASIKKKTVVTLYRLALVYPEALRAAWPKIKERLMDKDEDPSVTAAIVNVVCELGWRRPQDFLPLAPRLFELLVDGGNNWMAIKLIKLFATLTPLEPRLVRKLLPPLTNLVKTTPAMSLLYECINGIIQGGILGDGEDFSAREEVASLCVSKLRGMVSINSDPNLKYVALLAFNRIVTTHPMLVAEQEDVILECIDSEDISIRIKALDLVQGMVSSDNLLSIVSRLMRQLKASSSALAQQQDGQEDLDDSSEDGSGRRAKSQEQTAPLPDDYTIDVIGRILGMCSQNNYANVIDFDWYIDVLTQLVRIAPPPSPRDLDSDSSSSPKSVDISERIGNELRNVAVKVKAVRPAAVRAAELIISRLSTDTVSSRPVITGALKPLAFVVGEYAFQLSSPDDTLRNMLGLVPRVDYPEVLATCLQSILKLFAHVAGDDRALWTPERKSSLSLLMARVIHILEPFAQHPYLEVQERAVEFIELLRLTAEAASGQAPSTDEIQQDAPLLLTQAIPSLFTGWELNSVAPEAQYNVPIPSGLDLDEPIHPNLGSLLSQADSLMLPTQGDDEFEVYYNQRPAPTSIYSGPAIERLVDAPEEVGSSYQQSGEESYLDADIVARRKAERRERNKDDPFYIPDMSSSRTGTSTPIHNILQKENGPDLDIDAIPIMSLDLEKLSVSGPSRHQQSQHPRQARQKIVIEADETLGGGGGNSGVSTPGGAARPGYDSENNSDSFNLSKAAKKPKQKSLLQFNSSVLGGLSLTDEQRPDDGFAHERQQKEEAEMALAMKEVQRLRLEMQRANERIQVAQGVPSEGVAVVKKKKKKTKTVVKADEGEEGVVKKKKKKVEGGGGEGVVTKKKKKKAARVVKLDEGDGPDGEGMGGE from the exons AT GTTCGAGAAATCACTGTACGACCTCATTAGAGGTCTGCGCAATCACAAGGGAAACGAGAAGGAATACATTCAAAATTGTCTGAAAGAATGCCGGTCTGAAATAAGAAGCCCAGATATGG ACCTCAAGGCCACTGCCTTGCTCAAACTAATCTACCTCGAGATGAACGGCCACGACATGTCCTGGGCCTCCTTCCACGTACTGGAGGTTATGTCGTCGCAAAAATACCACCAGAAGCGAGTTGGATATCTGGGGGCTGTTCAGAGTTTCCGTCCCGATACCGATGTCCTGATGATGGCTACAAACTTGCTGAAGAAGGACCTCGCTTCTTCCCACCCGACGACAATAACACTTCCGATCGTTGCGCTGCCACATCTAGTAACCCCGTCATTAGCTCTCTCACTGCTAGGGGATTTGCTACCACGACTCACCCACTCCCACGCGTCCATAAAAAAGAAGACAGTGGTCACTCTTTACCGACTAGCACTGGTTTACCCCGAGGCGCTACGTGCAGCATGGCCCAAGATCAAAGAGCGGTTGATGGACAAGGACGAGGACCCGAGTGTGACGGCTGCTATTGTCAATGTGGTGTGTGAGctgggatggaggaggccgcAGGATTTCCTCCCGCTGGCACCGCGGCTGTTTGAATTGCTGGTGGATGGCGGGAATAACTGGATGGccatcaagctcatcaaACTT TTTGCGACTTTGACTCCCCTCGAACCTCGCCTGGTCCGAaagctgctgccgccatTAACCAATCTCGTCAAAACTACACCTGCCATGTCTCTCCTGTATGAATGCATTAACGGTATCATTCAGGGTGGCATTTTGGGTGACGGTGAAGATTTCTCTGCCCGGGAAGAAGTTGCCTCACTATGCGTGTCCAAGCTCAGGGGCATGGTGTCAATCAACAGTGACCCGAACT TGAAGTATGTTGCTCTGCTGGCCTTCAACAGGATTGTCACCACTCATCCAATGCTTGTTGCTGAGCAGGAAGATGTTATCCTGGAATGCATTGACAGCGAGGATATCTCCATCAGAATCAAGGCACTTGACCTCGTGCAAGGGATGGTCAGCAGTGACAACCTGCTGTCCATTGTCAGCCGGCTAATGAGGCAACTCAAAGCCTCGTCGAGTGCTCTGGCACAGCAACAAGACGGACAAGAGGATCTGGACGACTCCAGTGAAGATGGTTCTGGACGGCGTGCCAAGTCACAAGAGCAAACGGCCCCTTTGCCAGACGACTACACCATCGACGTGATCGGTCGGATACTGGGCATGTGCTCTCAGAACAACTACGCTAACGTGATCGACTTTGACTGGTATATCGACGTCCTGACCCAGCTCGTCCGCATTGCTCCGCCTCCGAGCCCTCGGGATCTCGACTCGGACAGTTCTTCGTCACCTAAGTCAGTCGATATCTCGGAGAGGATTGGAAACGAACTCAGGAACGTGGCCGTTAAGGTCAAGGCTGTGAGGCCTGCTGCTGTGCGCGCTGCAGAGTTGATTATCTCGCGTCTCAGCACTGACACGGTTTCTTCACGGCCAGTGATCACTGGCGCCCTGAAGCCGTTGGCATTTGTGGTGGGAGAGTACGCTTTCCAGCTCTCGTCGCCTGACGATACGTTGAGGAACATGCTTGGTCTCGTGCCCCGAGTTGACTATCCTGAGGTGTTGGCAACATGCCTCCAGTCGATTCTCAAGCTTTTTGCCCATGTTGCCGGGGATGATCGGGCGTTGTGGACCCCCGAGAGAAAGTCATCACTATCGTTGCTGATGGCGCGGGTTATTCACATACTCGAGCCATTTGCGCAACATCCTTACCTCGAAGTCCAGGAACGAGCGGTCGAGTTTATTGAGCTTCTCAGACTCACCGCCGAAGCCGCGTCTGGACAAGCGCCATCCACAGACGAGATTCAGCAAGACGCACCTTTGCTTCTTACACAGGCCATTCCATCACTGTTCACGGGATGGGAGCTGAACTCGGTCGCACCGGAGGCGCAGTACAATGTCCCTATCCCATCAGGACTGGACCTTGACGAGCCCATTCATCCCAACCTGGGCAGCCTGCTTTCACAGGCAGACTCGCTGATGCTTCCTACAcagggtgatgatgagttTGAGGTGTATTACAACCAGCGCCCAGCGCCAACCAGCATCTACAGCGGCCCCGCCATCGAGAGGCTGGTTGATGCCCCAGAAGAAGTCGGCAGTTCCTACCAGCAATCAGGAGAGGAAAGTTACCTCGACGCGGACATTGTTGCGAGGAgaaaggcggagaggagggagcgtAACAAGGATGATCCGTTTTACATTCCAGACATGTCATCAAGCCGCACGGGTACCTCGACACCAATTCACAACATtctccaaaaagaaaacgggCCGGATCTCGACATTGACGCCATCCCGATCATGTCACTTGATTTGGAGAAACTTTCCGTCTCGGGGCCGTCTAGGCATCAACAATCTCAACACCCGCGACAAGCCCGCCAGAAGATTGTCATTGAAGCGGACGAAAcgctcggtggtggtggtggcaatAGCGGTGTCTCTACTCCTGGGGGTGCTGCTCGTCCGGGCTATGACTCGGAGAATAACTCTGATAGTTTTAATCTCTCcaaggcggccaagaagccTAAGCAGAAGAGTCTGTTGCAGTTTAACTCTAGCGTGCTGGGCGGGTTGAGCTTGACGGATGAGCAGAGGCCGGACGATGGGTTTGCGCACGAGAGGcagcagaaggaggaggcggagatggcgctggcgatgaaggaggtgcagaggttgaggttggagatgcAGAGGGCGAATGAGAGGATTCAGGTTGCGCAGGGGGTGCCGAGCGAGGGGGTGGCGGTcgtgaagaagaagaagaagaagaccaagacgGTTGTGAAGgcggatgagggggaggagggggtggtgaagaagaagaagaagaaggttgaggggggtggaggggagggggtggtgacgaagaagaagaagaagaaggcggcgagggtggtgaagttggatgagggggatggcccagatggggaggggatgggaggggagtaG
- a CDS encoding hypothetical protein (EggNog:ENOG503NUGD; BUSCO:EOG09263IT0; COG:S): MTVDETVVAVAGSNNGQAQLATDLSMLEIANGTKQTGEQPAHRSHDPQYNQKRSDPFQFGSRLLGEEDDPFEFNAWDHVEVDDEFKEYAEQQYEMQRQAPVSEFDKFRFNSDPAKWWNKFYKNNTSNFFKDRKWLQQEFPVLDRLTQEDAGPVTILEIGAGAGNTAFPVLSRNKNPKLKLHACDFSKTAVDVMRNHEAYNTDLMQADVWDVAGEELPPGLGEGSVDLVMMVFVFSALSPLQWKKAVENVYRVLKPGGEVCFRDYGRGDLAQVRFKKGRYLEENFYIRGDGTRVYFFEKDELADIWSGKLNIEATDGDADADSEGVKHKFEIEELGVDRRMLVNRAKKLKMYRCWMQGRFRKV, encoded by the exons ATGACTGTCGACGAAACagtcgtcgccgtcgccggcTCCAACAATGGGCAGGCACAGCTCGCCACGGACCTCTCGATGCTTGAGATAGCGAACGGAACCAAGCAGACAGGCGAGCAGCCTGCCCATCGCTCCCATGATCCCCAGTACAACCAGAAGCGAAGCGACCCCTTCCAGTTTGGCTCGCGTCTtctgggcgaggaggacgaccCCTTCGAGTTCAATGCTTGGGATcatgtcgaggttgacgatgaATTCAAAGAGTATGCTGAACAGCAATACGAGATGCAACGTCAAGCCCCCGTCTCCGAATTTGACAAAT TTCGATTCAATTCCGACCCTGCAAAGTGGTGGAACAAGTTCTACAAGAACAACACATCCAACTTCTTCAAGGACCGGAAATGGCTCCAGCAAGAGTTTCCCGTCCTTGATCGACTGACGCAAGAGGACGCTGGACCCGTCACCATCCTTGAGATAGGCGCTGGCGCCGGCAACACGGCCTTTCCTGTTCTGTCGAGAAACAAGAaccccaagctcaagctccaTGCTTGTGACTTTTCCAAGACGGCAGTCGATGTCATGCGCAACCACGAGGCGTACAACACGGATCTGATGCAAGCCGACGTGTGGgatgttgctggggaggaaCTCCCCCCTGGGCTGGGAGAGGGGTCCGTGGACCTTGTCATGATGGTGTTCGTCTTCTCTGCTCTCTCTCCGCtgcagtggaagaaggcggtAGAGAATGTTTATCGGGTGCTCAAGCCAGGTGGTGAGGTCTGCTTCCGCGACTATGGAAGAGGTGACCTCGCTCAGGTCCGCTTTAAAAAGGGACGGTACCTGGAAGAGAACTTTTACATTCGAGGCGATGGCACCCGCGTCTACTTCTTTGAGAAGGACGAGCTCGCTGATATTTGGTCAGGCAAGCTGAACATCGAGGCCACTGATGGCGATGCCGACGCCGACTCTGAGGGCGTGAAGCACAAgtttgagattgaggagcttggtgtAGACCGTAGAATGCTTGTTAACCGTGCCAAAAAGCTCAAGATGTACCGATGCTGGATGCAGGGCCGGTTTAGAAAGGTATGA
- the COQ10 gene encoding Coenzyme Q-binding protein coq10, mitochondrial (EggNog:ENOG503P2RP; COG:I) codes for MRPSLRLRAAPLSRLSRRPLLLLPSQQQLSLLSPQSRQPPPLQSRKPQSRPHSRTFLTSLLPPPDHRPTNHSLRNQSPPLPPLRNLLPNRRHKLLPPLPPSLHPLPHHLFYPQNQPPQNRRPHRRLGPHHPILHFQSVLHPLHHRRGGIRKRQPYHPA; via the coding sequence ATGCGCCCAAGCCTGCGACTACGAGCAGCCCCCctttctcgcctttctcGACGAcccttgctcctcctcccctcccaacaacaactatCATTATTATCGCCCCAATcccgacaaccacctcctctccagtCCCGAAAACCACAATCTCGCCCCCATTCAAGAAcattcctcacctccctcctcccccctcccgaCCACCGCCCCACTAACCACTCTCTCCGCAACCAAAGTCCTCCCTTACCCCCCCTCAGAAATCTACTCCCTAATCGCCGACATAAACTCCTACCACCGCTTCCTCCCTCACTGCACCCactccctcatcacctcttttacccccaaaaccaacctccccaaaaccgGCGACCTCACCGTCGGCTGGGGCCCCATCACCCAATCCTACACTTCCAGAGTGTACTGCATCCCCTGCACCACCGTCGAGGCGGTATCCGGAAACGCCAGCCCTACCATCCCGCTTGA
- a CDS encoding hypothetical protein (EggNog:ENOG503Q4X4; COG:Z) — translation MSHAAPSTSSDSYYTDEDSYSQQSHEYSESLADDDDEEEDDDDDEDEWGGEYDDIDPSDSASTAHHEPYKRPISRNHSGTGRPHSGSRRHRLPPPQGRQSASYYQSPQAPPMSLDPSDEYGSTYGRPSYAHGPPPPNNVGAFYGNRGNQPPAGYAASHVGGFGASPYGAGQMVPYGDYSNPFAPMRGANGPPQNDYYNDPRALGPHGHQPGPGPQHYGHGMMAPYNPAGAAASMFYGAHQGYGGMPPHMQMHMYQAPPPPPTEVSPRPTTPAPAPPPKPAEPDPAMLKLQAELEAFKKAQKEKEEAEKQRALEEKIRQDAAEAYRRQMEETERQRKKAEEEAAAARRKAEEEAARQKMEHERQLALAKAEAEKATLERLEKERREAEQRRKEAEEERKRLEREARDKFEAEMRAAEERRRREAEAAALAEAEAKARVERAIREEQEKMAAKIKAEEEAKAAAAAKAAEEAKKLKELEEEAKKALERAIKEQEEKLAAAVKAEREKIEAAQKAEEEAKAAAAKKAAEEEAWKKKLEQEAQMKAELEAREKIEKERQAAEAAAAAAAAAKAAEEALKKRLMEEAKVKVEEAVKKKEKPPIRFKDAVGRKFSFPFHLCATWTGMEELIKQAFLNMEVIGPHVQEGHYDLIGPDGEIILPSVWERVIQPDWAVTMHMWPMEKHPLRMQHPGMPPPGMQMPGMPPGMSRPQPQGGHHGHGHRPSIGMPFRPPSRQTGGQGGPPPPPPPPGGMPWPPAGVAMGGIPMPGQGQRIRVPMPGPNGAVVVTADPPKVKKSKGAPTTVLGWMAGKPTKSSGKKKK, via the exons ATGTC CCACGCTGCACCATCGACATCTTCAGATTCATACTATACTGACGAGGACTCGTACTCGCAACAAAGCCACGAGTACAGCGAATCGCTcgctgacgacgacgacgaagaggaagacgacgacgacgacgaagacgagtgGGGAGGAGAATACGACGACATTGACCCGTCGGATTCTGCATCCACCGCTCACCACGAGCCCTACAAGCGCCCCATTTCCCGAAACCACAGCGGCACCGGCAGACCGCACAGCGGCTCCCGACGTCACcggcttccaccaccccaggGACGCCAGTCGGCAAGCTACTACCAGTCACCCCAAGCGCCTCCAATGAGCCTGGACCCCTCGGACGAATACGGCTCGACGTATGGTCGCCCAAGCTATGCCCAcggcccaccaccgcccaacaACGTCGGCGCATTCTACGGAAACCGAGGTAACCAACCCCCAGCAGGGTATGCAGCAAGTCACGTAGGCGGTTTCGGCGCAAGTCCATACGGAGCCGGCCAAATGGTTCCCTACGGTGACTATTCGAATCCCTTCGCGCCCATGCGCGGCGCCAACGGACCCCCTCAAAATGATTACTACAACGATCCCCGCGCACTCGGCCCACATGGTCACCAGCCGGGTCCGGGTCCGCAGCACTACGGACACGGCATGATGGCCCCCTACAACCCCGCCGGAGCGGCGGCCTCCATGTTTTACGGTGCTCACCAGGGCTATGGTGGCATGCCTCCACACATGCAGATGCACATGTATCAagcaccccctccaccgccaacagAAGTCAGCCCCAGACCGACGACACCCGcacccgcccctcctcccaagccgGCCGAGCCAGACCCGGCTATGCTCAAACTGCAAGCCGAACTGGAAGCCTTCAAGAAGgcccagaaagaaaaggaagaagcGGAAAAGCAAAGGGCACTGGAGGAAAAGATCCGCCAAGACGCCGCAGAGGCCTACCGCCGGCAGATGGAAGAGACTGAacggcagaggaagaaggccgaggaggaagccgccGCGGCAAGGAgaaaggccgaggaggaggctgccagGCAAAAGATGGAACACGAAAGGCAGCTTGCTCTCGCCAAGGCCGAAGCTGAAAAGGCGACGCTGGAaaggttggagaaggagcgaagagaggccgagcagaggaggaaggaagccgaggaggagcgcaagaGGCTTGAGCGGGAGGCACGCGACAAGTTTGAGGCCGAGATGAGAGCTGCTGAGGAGCGCAGAAGGCGCGAGGcggaggctgctgctcttgctgaGGCTGAAGCCAAGGCCCGTGTGGAAAGAGCCATCCgtgaggagcaggagaagatggcggccaagatcaaggctgaggaagaggccaaggctgctgctgctgcgaaggcggccgaggaggccaagaagctcaaggagctggaagaagaggcgaagaaggctcTGGAAAGGGCCatcaaggagcaggaggagaagctcgcGGCTGCTGTCAAGGCGGAGCGCGAGAAGATTGAGGCTGCtcagaaggccgaggaggaggccaaagCCGCGGCGGCaaagaaggctgccgaggaggaggcctggaagaagaagctggagcaggaggctCAGATGAAGGCAGAGCTGGAGGCGAGAgagaagattgagaaggagaggcaggctgccgaggcggctgctgctgccgccgccgcggcaaaggccgccgaggaggccctcaagaagaggctgatggaggaggccaaggtgaaggttgaggaggctgtcaagaagaaggagaagccgcCCATCAGGTTTAAGGATGCTGTCGGGCGCAAGTTTAGCTTTCCCTTTCACCTTTGCGCCACGTGGACGGGCAtggaggagttgatcaaGCAGGCCTTCCTTAACATGGAGGTCATTGGCCCTCACGTGCAGGAAGGGCACTACGACTTGATTGGCCCCGACGGCGAAATCATCCTGCCTTCGGTCTGGGAGCGTGTCATCCAGCCCGACTGGGCCGTCACGATGCACATGTGGCCCATGGAGAAGCACCCCCTCCGCATGCAGCACCCGGGTATGCCGCCCCCGGGCATGCAAATGCCTGGCATGCCCCCCGGAATGAgccgaccccaaccccaaggtGGACACCACGGACACGGGCACCGGCCCTCCATAGGGATGCCATTCCGGCCACCTTCCCGTCAGACCGGTGGACAAGGCggaccaccgccccctcctccgcctccgggCGGCATGCCATGGCCGCCTGCCGGTGTCGCCATGGGCGGCATACCGATGCCCGGTCAGGGACAACGTATCAGGGTTCCAATGCCCGGACCGAACGGCGCCGTTGTTGTGACGGCCGATCCGCCAAAGGTGAAGAAGTCCAAGGGTGCGCCGACGACGGTGCTGGGGTGGATGGCGGGCAAGCCGACGAAGAGCAGCGGGAAAAA GAAGAAATAA
- a CDS encoding hypothetical protein (COG:I; EggNog:ENOG503NZ1E), whose product MPPRIPSPSDFSQFPLIQLHPPSPPESTTTFLIVLHGLGDNPVSFCNFPKSLNLPGTYAVTVRGVNPLPQGLVPEPVPENGCWHWGDDLLLDQRTGELDQDPGFQKAREALWELIGGVIVGRLGWGWGDVILFGYGQGGSVALGLGSELRRGQEKRVVDVSEGDGEGEKRELKGIVSVGGALPVSMIPTVGGRGKVTTPTLVLCGEGGEVIDDDAEEKLKEEFEDLRVVRWKGRRDDGMPRSREEVLPLMEFFAERLKHF is encoded by the coding sequence atgccaCCCcgcatcccctccccctcagacTTTTCCCAattccccctcatccagctccaccccccctcacccccagaGTCAACAACCACTTTTCTCATCGTCCTCCACGGTCTAGGCGACAACCCAGTGTCTTTTTGTAATTTCCCCAAGTCGTTGAATCTTCCGGGAACGTACGCGGTTACGGTTAGAGGTGTGAACCCCCTCCCGCAGGGTCTGGTACCGGAACCGGTGCCGGAAAATGGCTGTTGGCACTGGGGTGATGATCTCCTTTTAGATCAGAGAACAGGGGAACTGGATCAGGATCCTGGATTCCAAAAGGCAAGGGAGGCGTTATGGGAACTGATAGGGGGGGTGATTGTGGGGAGActggggtgggggtggggggatgtGATTCTTTTTGGGTATGGTCAGGGGGGTTCGGTGGCGTTGGGGCTGGGGAGCGAGCTGCGGAGGGGGCAGGaaaagagggtggtggatgtgagtgagggggatggggagggggaaaagagggaaTTAAAGGGGATTGTGAGTGTGGGAGGGGCGCTGCCCGTGAGCATGATACCTACTgttggtggaagggggaaggtAACCACCCCGACGTTGGTGCtctgtggggaggggggggaggttattgatgatgatgccgaggaaaAGCTGAAGGAAGAGTTTGAGGATCTGAGGGTTGTGAGGTGGAAGGGCAggagggatgatgggatgccgaggagtcgggaggaggttttgccGCTGATGGAGTTTTTtgcggagaggttgaagcaTTTTTAG
- a CDS encoding hypothetical protein (EggNog:ENOG503NUGS; COG:H): protein MIIVNGDIVAQGSQFGLKDVEVVTATVDLEEVRSYRAAISRGLQAATSDARYQRIQTPFELAPEDDDADIERRPTLPMQPRMHPVEEEIALSGGCYLWDYLRRSGTAGYLVPLSGGIDSCATAVIVYSMCRIVMDAVEEENQQVIEDVKRLCQYSQGVLPKTPQELCNQIFTTIYMGMKKQSSRDTRQRAKELAEAIGSHHVNLDIDEVYEAQKKLVVNTLNFEPRFKVEGGSNQENLTLQCLQARIRMVTAYEFGQILPTARGRPGGGSLLVLGSANVGESLRGYLTKYDCSSADINPIGSIDKADLKRFIAWAEKEFDLPCLHEFLTAVPTAELEPITENYVQSDEADMGMTYEELTTFGRLRKLNKLGPFAMFQRLVHDWSIDRKHVEGDTAPHYTPAQVAEKVKRFFHFYAINRHKMTTLTPALHCNDYSPDDNRFDLRPFLYPNFWKSWSFKRIDMELKKIEKKRASKGK from the exons ATGATCATAGTAAACGGCGATATTG TTGCCCAAGGATCCCAGTTCGGTCTCAAAGACGTCGAGGTGGTCACCGCCACTGTCGACCTCGAGGAAGTCAGATCATATCGAGCAGCCATCTCCCGCGGTCTCCAAGCCGCGACCTCGGATGCCAGGTATCAAAGAATTCAGACTCCATTCGAGCTGGCTcccgaagatgacgacgccGATATCGAAAGGCgacccaccctccccatgcAGCCCAGAATGCACCCCGTCGAAGAAGAGATTGCCCTCTCTGGCGGATGCTACCTCTGGGACTACCTTCGCAGATCCGGAACGGCAGGCTACCTCGTTCCCCTGAGCGGCGGTATTGACTCGTGCGCTACCGCCGTGATTGTGTATTCCATGTGCCGCATCGTCATGGATGCCGTCGAGGAGGAAAATCAACAGGTCATTGAAGACGTCAAACGACTTTGTCAATACAGCCAGGGTGTGTTGCCCAAGACACCGCAAGAGTTGTGCAACCAGATTTTCACCACCATCTACATGGGTATGAAGAAGCAGAGCTCTCGTGACACTCGCCAGCGCGCAAAGGAACTTGCCGAGGCCATCGGGAGTCACCACGTCAACCTCGATATTGACGAGGTATACGAGGCTCAGAAGAAGCTCGtcgtcaacaccctcaaTTTTGAGCCTAGGTTCAAGGTGGAAGGGGGCAGCAACCAAGAAAACTTGACGCTGCAGTGCTTGCAAGCCAGAATCAGAATGGTAACAGCGTACGAGTTTGGGCAGATCCTTCCAACCGCGCGCGGAAGACCAGGAGGCGGCAGCctgctcgtcctcggcaGTGCAAACGTTGGAGAGTCTTTGAGGGGATATCTGACCAAGTATGACTGCTCGAGTGCGGATATCAACCCCATCGGCTCCATCGACAAGGCGGACTTGAAACGCTTCATCGCATGGGCCGAGAAAGAATTCGACCTACCCTGCCTCCACGAATTCCTGACGGCCGTTCCCACGGCCGAGCTGGAGCCCATCACCGAGAACTATGTTCAGAGTGATGAAGCCGACATGGGCATGACGTACGAGGAGCTCACCACGTTTGGGCGCCTCCgcaagctcaacaagctcgGCCCGTTCGCCATGTTCCAGCGTCTCGTCCACGATTGGAGCATCGACCGGAAGCACGTCGAAGGCGATACCGCGCCACACTACACGCCTGCTCAAGTTgcggagaaggtgaagaggttCTTCCACTTTTACGCCATCAACCGGCACAAGATGACAACCTTGACCCCAGCCCTTCACTGTAATGATTATT CACCGGACGACAACCGCTTTGATCTCCGACCGTTCCTGTACCCTAACTTTTGGAAGAGCTGGTCCTTCAAGAGGATTGATatggagctgaagaagattgaaAAGAAGCGGGCCAGTAAGGGGAAGTAG